A window of uncultured Litoreibacter sp. contains these coding sequences:
- a CDS encoding RsmB/NOP family class I SAM-dependent RNA methyltransferase, with protein sequence MTPPARLSAAIEVLDLYLGGQPVEKALTNWARRSRFAGSKDRAAIRDIVFDCIRNRKSYAAYGHGETGRGLTCAHAAKGRDREDLQALFTGEGHAPSPLTEDELGALYRTRVRQSWEMMHDLPEWLAEEMAASFGDKSMQVARALTKRAPVFLRVNLSRASRDDAITSLAQDGVTAVVARRSETALEVIENPRKVSMSAAFANGLIELQDASSQAICAGLPPSRRMLDYCAGGGGKVLAYGDLNTAALFAHDANSRRLGDLAPRAARAGLSVQILDKAACRTQAPFDLVLCDVPCSGSGAWRRSPEGKWALTPESLANLQKIQASILDEAAGLVAVGGCLAYVTCSVFKSENNDQIQLFLKQHSQYKLASKTQYLPDASGDGLFVAHLTRRGDDA encoded by the coding sequence GTGACGCCCCCCGCGCGCCTGTCCGCCGCTATCGAAGTGCTCGACCTTTACTTGGGTGGGCAACCCGTTGAAAAGGCTTTGACAAACTGGGCCAGGCGGTCTCGGTTCGCCGGATCCAAAGACCGCGCGGCGATCCGTGACATCGTGTTCGATTGCATCCGAAACCGCAAAAGCTATGCCGCGTATGGGCACGGGGAGACAGGGCGCGGCCTGACCTGCGCCCATGCCGCCAAAGGACGCGATCGCGAAGATTTGCAGGCCTTGTTCACGGGCGAGGGTCACGCCCCATCCCCGCTAACCGAGGACGAGCTTGGAGCCCTGTATCGCACGCGAGTCCGCCAGAGCTGGGAGATGATGCACGACTTGCCAGAGTGGTTGGCCGAGGAAATGGCCGCGTCGTTCGGCGACAAGAGCATGCAGGTGGCGCGGGCATTGACCAAACGCGCGCCCGTGTTTCTTAGGGTAAATCTGTCGCGTGCATCGCGCGACGACGCCATCACGTCTTTGGCGCAGGACGGTGTAACGGCTGTGGTTGCCCGGCGTTCGGAAACCGCTTTGGAAGTCATCGAAAACCCTCGCAAGGTTTCGATGAGCGCCGCCTTCGCCAACGGCCTGATTGAACTGCAAGACGCCAGCAGCCAAGCGATCTGTGCGGGGCTGCCGCCGTCGCGGCGGATGCTGGATTACTGCGCAGGCGGCGGCGGCAAGGTCCTGGCCTATGGCGATCTGAACACCGCCGCGCTCTTTGCCCATGACGCGAACTCCAGGCGGCTGGGCGATTTGGCCCCACGGGCAGCGCGGGCAGGGTTGTCCGTTCAAATTTTAGACAAGGCCGCGTGTAGGACCCAGGCCCCGTTTGATCTGGTGCTCTGTGATGTGCCGTGTTCGGGCAGCGGCGCATGGCGGCGGTCCCCTGAGGGGAAGTGGGCGTTGACGCCGGAATCTTTGGCAAATTTGCAGAAAATTCAGGCGAGTATTCTGGACGAGGCGGCAGGATTGGTCGCCGTCGGCGGCTGCCTGGCTTATGTGACATGTTCGGTATTCAAATCCGAAAATAACGATCAAATTCAATTGTTTCTGAAGCAACATTCGCAATACAAACTGGCCTCCAAGACGCAGTATTTGCCCGATGCATCGGGCGACGGGCTATTTGTGGCTCACTTGACGCGTCGCGGCGACGACGCCTAA
- a CDS encoding ATP-binding protein: protein MAQAADPDSDLTRTGRIFANGSIVSWAAVAVLFAGVLVPDAQQSFAVAGVGLVLAAIAFLITLRRGRKAQAPARSELSDLIFHDERSVFVTASTGEVLKRNAAARRVFGDGGGPVLEKIIGKQFPNPNAIIFRLQAKAARLNAAQEDIVTRRARFHVGVHKLTGDRFLWAIEESSERSAVGRGADKISLPMMTVSGTGTILYMNEAMRVIAGERVKALDRLFVDVPKVSGERHLLKSKDGDIGVQVIIVPGSGGRSEYFLAPIPNETVPQKGSNLDLLEDFPVALLRIKADGRVEDANKLARGLLELEEKPGQMLSDLVGGLGRPITDWLADAAEGRALHQPEILRAQAGEEETYLQISLGRVIEDGQVTLVAMVTDATELKSLEAQFVQSQKMQAIGQLAGGVAHDFNNLLTAISGHCDLLMLRHDPGDMDYGDLEQINQNANRAASLVGQLLAFSRKQNLQLEVLDMRDTLSDLAHLLNRLVGAQITLNLTHDPQLMSVRADRRQMEQVIMNLVVNARDAMGGNGGEITIETRNAKLQTDLSRDRAVVPRGDYVVVKVRDDGNGIPKEKLTKIFEPFFTTKGVGEGTGLGLSTAYGIIKQSGGFIFVDSAEGKGTEFTIFFPTYDRPTVAEEAKRPSPVAVDIGPVDGVVLLVEDEAPVRAFASRALKLRGFQVLEADSGEEALTVLSDTDLNVDIVVTDVVMPGLDGPSWVKKAREDRPDMKVVFVSGYAEENFNQDQSDIPNSIFLPKPFSLNELTATVRGQLADLAA from the coding sequence GTGGCTCAAGCAGCGGACCCGGACAGTGATTTGACCAGGACAGGACGTATATTCGCCAATGGCAGCATCGTCAGCTGGGCCGCCGTCGCGGTCTTGTTCGCCGGCGTGTTGGTCCCTGATGCGCAGCAATCATTCGCCGTGGCAGGGGTCGGGTTGGTTCTGGCGGCGATCGCGTTTCTTATCACCTTGCGCAGGGGCCGAAAGGCGCAGGCACCGGCGCGTTCAGAACTCAGCGATTTGATCTTTCATGACGAACGAAGTGTTTTCGTAACGGCCTCCACCGGCGAGGTGCTGAAACGCAACGCCGCCGCGCGCCGCGTCTTTGGGGATGGCGGCGGGCCGGTTCTCGAAAAAATCATTGGCAAACAATTCCCCAACCCCAATGCAATCATCTTTAGGCTGCAGGCCAAGGCCGCCAGGCTAAACGCCGCGCAGGAAGATATTGTAACCCGGCGCGCCAGATTTCATGTCGGTGTGCACAAATTGACCGGCGACCGGTTCTTATGGGCCATTGAGGAAAGCAGTGAACGCTCCGCTGTCGGGCGCGGTGCTGACAAGATCAGCTTGCCAATGATGACCGTCAGCGGGACGGGAACAATCCTCTATATGAACGAAGCCATGCGCGTCATCGCGGGTGAGCGCGTCAAGGCGCTCGACCGACTGTTCGTCGACGTGCCGAAAGTCAGCGGCGAACGGCATCTGCTGAAATCAAAAGACGGCGACATTGGCGTGCAGGTGATCATCGTGCCGGGCAGCGGCGGACGGTCAGAATATTTCCTTGCGCCGATCCCGAATGAGACGGTGCCCCAGAAGGGCAGCAACCTGGATTTGCTTGAAGATTTTCCGGTGGCGCTTTTGCGGATCAAAGCCGATGGCCGGGTGGAGGACGCCAACAAGCTGGCACGTGGGTTGTTGGAACTGGAAGAAAAGCCCGGGCAAATGTTATCGGATCTTGTCGGCGGTTTGGGCCGTCCGATCACAGATTGGTTGGCCGACGCTGCCGAAGGTCGGGCGCTGCACCAGCCGGAAATTCTACGCGCCCAGGCCGGAGAAGAAGAAACATATCTGCAAATCAGCCTCGGCCGCGTGATCGAAGACGGGCAGGTGACGCTTGTCGCGATGGTCACCGATGCGACCGAGCTGAAATCTCTCGAAGCTCAATTTGTACAAAGCCAGAAAATGCAGGCCATTGGCCAGCTCGCCGGAGGCGTGGCGCATGATTTCAACAACCTGCTGACGGCAATTTCGGGCCACTGCGATCTATTGATGTTGCGGCATGATCCCGGCGACATGGACTATGGTGATCTTGAGCAGATCAACCAGAATGCCAACCGTGCCGCCTCCCTTGTGGGTCAACTACTGGCCTTTTCGCGCAAACAGAATTTGCAGCTTGAGGTGTTGGATATGCGAGACACGCTGTCCGATCTTGCGCATCTCCTTAACCGTCTTGTGGGGGCCCAAATTACCCTCAACCTGACACATGACCCGCAGCTGATGTCTGTGCGCGCCGACAGACGCCAGATGGAACAGGTGATCATGAACCTGGTGGTCAATGCCCGCGACGCCATGGGTGGGAACGGCGGCGAGATTACGATCGAGACGCGCAATGCCAAGCTGCAGACCGACCTGAGCCGCGACAGAGCAGTGGTTCCTCGTGGTGACTATGTGGTCGTCAAGGTGCGCGATGATGGCAACGGCATCCCGAAAGAGAAACTGACAAAGATATTCGAGCCGTTCTTTACCACGAAAGGCGTTGGTGAAGGGACCGGCCTGGGGCTCTCAACCGCCTATGGCATCATCAAGCAATCGGGCGGGTTCATTTTCGTCGATAGTGCGGAAGGAAAAGGTACCGAATTTACGATCTTCTTCCCCACCTACGACCGCCCGACGGTTGCGGAGGAAGCCAAACGCCCATCACCCGTCGCGGTAGATATCGGACCTGTAGACGGCGTTGTGTTGTTGGTTGAAGATGAAGCACCAGTCCGTGCCTTCGCGAGCAGAGCGCTGAAATTGCGCGGCTTCCAGGTGTTGGAGGCCGATTCAGGAGAAGAGGCGCTCACCGTGCTGAGCGATACTGATCTTAACGTCGATATTGTCGTCACGGACGTGGTGATGCCCGGCCTTGATGGGCCGAGCTGGGTCAAGAAGGCGCGCGAGGATCGCCCGGATATGAAAGTCGTCTTCGTGTCAGGCTATGCCGAAGAAAATTTCAATCAGGACCAGTCCGACATCCCGAACTCGATCTTCCTGCCCAAGCCGTTTTCACTCAATGAATTGACAGCCACGGTGCGCGGGCAACTGGCGGATTTGGCGGCGTAG
- the recA gene encoding recombinase RecA, which translates to MATAELLSMSKEDTNKQKALDSALAQIERQFGKGSIMKLGDGNAIQEIEATSTGSLGLDIALGIGGLPKGRIVEIYGPESSGKTTLTLHTVAEEQKKGGVCAFVDAEHALDPQYAKKLGVDLDELLISQPDTGEQALEIVDTLVRSGAVNMIVVDSVAALTPKSELEGDMGDSSVGVHARLMSQAMRKLTGSISRSNCMVIFINQIRMKIGVMFGSPETTTGGNALKFYSSVRLDIRRIGAIKDRDEVVGNATRVKVVKNKVAPPFKQVEFDIMYGEGISKMGELLDLGVKAGVVDKSGAWFSYGDERIGQGRENAKTFLKENTQYALEIEDKIRAAHGLDFEMPQNEPDADVLDDDGDALAE; encoded by the coding sequence ATGGCAACAGCAGAACTTTTGAGCATGAGCAAAGAAGACACAAACAAACAAAAGGCGCTTGATTCCGCGCTCGCACAGATCGAACGCCAGTTTGGCAAAGGCTCGATCATGAAGCTGGGCGACGGCAACGCTATCCAAGAGATCGAGGCAACGTCGACTGGTTCGCTGGGGCTTGATATTGCGCTGGGTATTGGCGGCTTGCCAAAAGGGCGGATCGTCGAAATTTATGGGCCGGAGAGTTCCGGCAAAACGACGCTGACACTGCACACCGTTGCGGAAGAGCAGAAAAAGGGCGGCGTCTGTGCCTTTGTCGATGCCGAGCACGCGCTTGATCCGCAATATGCCAAGAAGCTTGGCGTTGATCTGGATGAGCTGTTGATCTCTCAACCTGACACAGGCGAGCAGGCGTTGGAGATTGTCGACACGCTGGTACGCTCCGGCGCGGTCAACATGATTGTGGTCGACTCAGTTGCGGCGTTGACGCCGAAATCCGAGCTGGAAGGCGATATGGGCGACAGTTCCGTCGGTGTGCATGCCCGCCTGATGAGCCAGGCCATGCGAAAGCTCACCGGCTCGATTTCGCGCTCCAACTGCATGGTTATCTTCATCAACCAAATCCGGATGAAGATTGGCGTCATGTTTGGCTCCCCGGAGACGACGACCGGCGGCAATGCGTTGAAATTCTACTCCTCCGTACGTCTTGATATTCGCCGCATTGGCGCGATCAAGGACCGCGATGAAGTGGTGGGCAATGCAACCCGCGTCAAGGTTGTGAAGAACAAGGTCGCCCCGCCATTCAAGCAGGTTGAGTTTGACATCATGTATGGCGAAGGCATCTCGAAAATGGGCGAATTGCTTGATCTTGGCGTAAAGGCCGGCGTCGTTGACAAATCCGGCGCGTGGTTCAGCTATGGCGATGAGCGGATCGGGCAGGGGCGTGAGAACGCCAAGACCTTCCTGAAGGAAAACACGCAATATGCGTTGGAGATTGAAGACAAGATACGTGCCGCGCACGGGCTGGACTTTGAGATGCCGCAAAATGAACCGGACGCGGATGTGCTGGATGACGACGGCGATGCGCTAGCTGAGTAA
- a CDS encoding gamma-glutamyl kinase: MMIFYNERLAYLAVPKTGTSAVERALHRRASLVLRDPPGMKHTNARGYERRFRSMFEREEMPPIQTVAVMRHPLDWLGSWYRYRQRPALDGHINSTKGISFDVFVEAYLADQQPPHAQVGSQGRFVTDESEELLVNHLFQYEDLAPFLTFMQKRLGASIELKTVNKSPNRELTLSSDLERALRDRLALDYQIHEALGSGPLSLG, encoded by the coding sequence ATGATGATTTTCTACAACGAGCGGCTGGCTTACCTGGCGGTGCCCAAGACCGGAACCAGCGCTGTCGAACGGGCGTTGCATCGTCGGGCGTCACTGGTGCTGCGCGATCCTCCGGGCATGAAACATACCAATGCGCGCGGCTATGAGAGGCGCTTTCGCAGCATGTTTGAACGGGAGGAAATGCCGCCTATTCAGACAGTTGCGGTCATGCGTCATCCGTTGGATTGGTTGGGCAGCTGGTACCGCTACAGGCAGCGCCCCGCGCTGGACGGGCATATCAACAGCACCAAGGGGATCAGTTTCGATGTCTTTGTCGAGGCCTACCTCGCCGACCAGCAGCCGCCGCATGCTCAGGTGGGCTCGCAGGGGCGCTTTGTGACGGACGAAAGCGAAGAGCTGCTGGTCAACCACCTGTTCCAATACGAAGACCTGGCGCCATTTCTGACGTTCATGCAGAAACGCCTCGGAGCAAGTATCGAGTTGAAGACGGTCAACAAATCGCCGAATCGCGAGCTGACACTGTCATCCGATCTGGAGCGGGCACTTCGTGACCGCCTTGCGCTCGACTATCAGATCCACGAGGCCTTGGGCAGCGGCCCCCTGTCGCTTGGATGA